CATTTCCTACTCCGCATGGTTCTTCTGCAGCAATGCAGGATCCGCTGGCGCCGATCGCCTCGAAGTCGGATTGAGCAATGATGACGGCGCGACCTGGGTCAATGTCAACGCCATCCTCACCACCGGAAGTGCGTGGAAGAACTACACCTTCCGCGTCAGTGACTGGATGACGCCGACCGCCACGATGCGAGTGCGTTTCTCGGTGCAGGATGTGCCCAACAACTCGACCACGGAAGCGGGCATTGACAACTTCCAGATCGAGAAGATCCTCTGCAGCACACCGTGCCCCGCGGACTTCAATGGCGATGGCACCGTGAATGGCGCCGACATTGCCATCGTCCTCGGCGCATGGGGACAGAAGGGCCCCCCCGGATTCCCGGGTGATGCTGATGGCAACGGCGTGGTCAATGGCGCCGATGTGGCCGTTGTGCTCGGGGCCTGGGGCGCGTGCCCGTGACGCGTCTGTAACTGAGTGCATCGCGGCGCGTGGCGCCGTCGAAGATCATGGAGGCCGCGGGACCGAGAGGTTCCGCGGCCTCCTTGCTTTCTGCGTCCACAGGAGCCCCGATTCGGCCGTACAGTGCAGCCGCGCGGGGCCAACTCCCTTCAAGGGATCAGGGGAACTCTACCGTACACCGACATGACCGTCCGATCCGGTACCACCCTCATGCTGCTGCTCGCCACGCTGGCTGCCTGCAAGGACTCTGCGCCCGTCCGACGCGAGCCCCCGCCGGTCCCCGTGAGGACCGCGCTCGCGGAGCGGCTCGATGTCCCCCATCGCATCCGGGCGATCGGCGCCGTCGAGAGCGTGGCTTCCGTCACGATCCGCCCGCAGGTGTCCGGACAGATCCAGACCATCGTGGCGGGCGAGGGGACGACCGTGGAGTCGGGCGACCTGCTCGTCACCATTGATCCTCGGCCTCTTCAAGCGGCGCTGCGCGAGGCCGAGGCGAATCTCAATCGTCTTCGGGTCATGGCCGAGGATGCTGAGCGAAACGCGGCGCTGGTCCGCGACGCGCTGGGCAAGGGGGCCGCCACGCAGCGGGAACTCGATGCAGCCTCGGCGCGCGCCGAGGCTTCACGCGCGGAAGCGGCGGCAGCGGAGGCGATGGTTGAGACCGCGACGCTGAACCTCTCCTACAGCGAGATCAGAGCCCCGATCCCCGGCCGCCTCGGCGCTGTTCGGGTTCGGCAGGGCACCATCGTCCGCGCGAATGAGACCGACCTGATGGACCTGGTGCAGATCGTCCCGATTGATGTCGCATTCTCGATCCCGGAGCAGCATCTCTCCCAGGTGAAACGAGGGATCCAGGTGGCCGAGCA
This region of Phycisphaeraceae bacterium genomic DNA includes:
- a CDS encoding efflux RND transporter periplasmic adaptor subunit gives rise to the protein MTVRSGTTLMLLLATLAACKDSAPVRREPPPVPVRTALAERLDVPHRIRAIGAVESVASVTIRPQVSGQIQTIVAGEGTTVESGDLLVTIDPRPLQAALREAEANLNRLRVMAEDAERNAALVRDALGKGAATQRELDAASARAEASRAEAAAAEAMVETATLNLSYSEIRAPIPGRLGAVRVRQGTIVRANETDLMDLVQIVPIDVAFSIPEQHLSQVKRGIQVAEHPVFAVLPGSAEPLEGTLWFVDNRVDDRTGQVRLKARFDNSEGRLWPGQFAHVQLQVGIDQGAVVVPSRAVQRSQQGTFVFVVEDESRATMKPVTIERTADGVAVITEGLVGGETVITDGQLRVVPGAIVAVRSES